The following proteins are encoded in a genomic region of Burkholderia pyrrocinia:
- a CDS encoding MFS transporter: MSWTREQRNVTIAAYLGWTLDAFDFFLMVFVLKDIAAEFASTIPAVAFALTLTLAMRPLGALIFGRLADRFGRRPTLMVNIACYSLLELASGFAPSLTALLVLRALFGIAMGGEWGVGSALTMETVPTHARGFVSGLLQAGYPSGYLLASVVFGLFYQYIGWRGMFMVGVLPALLVLYVRAHVPESPAWKQMEKRTRPSLGATMKQNWKLTIYAIVLMTAFNFFSHGTQDLYPTFLREQHHFDPHTVSWITIVLNIGAIVGGLSFGAISERIGRRRAIFISALIALPVLPLWAFSSGPVALAAGAFLMQISVQGAWGVIPVHLNEISPDEIRATFPGVVYQLGNLLASGNATMQASLAVSHNNNYSFALALVAGIVAVVIAVLILFSRERRGIDMTQSVNTRSSVS, encoded by the coding sequence ATGAGCTGGACCCGCGAACAACGCAACGTCACGATCGCCGCCTACCTGGGCTGGACGCTCGATGCGTTCGATTTTTTCCTGATGGTTTTCGTGCTGAAGGACATCGCCGCCGAATTCGCGTCGACCATCCCCGCCGTTGCGTTCGCGCTCACGCTGACGCTCGCGATGCGCCCGCTCGGTGCGCTGATCTTCGGCCGGCTCGCCGATCGCTTCGGCCGCCGCCCGACGCTGATGGTCAACATCGCGTGCTATTCGCTGCTCGAGCTTGCGTCAGGTTTCGCACCGAGCCTGACCGCGCTGCTCGTGCTGCGCGCGCTGTTCGGCATCGCGATGGGCGGCGAATGGGGCGTCGGCTCTGCGCTGACGATGGAAACCGTACCGACCCATGCGCGTGGCTTCGTGTCGGGGCTGCTGCAGGCTGGCTATCCGAGCGGATACCTGCTCGCGTCCGTCGTATTCGGCCTCTTCTACCAGTACATCGGCTGGCGCGGGATGTTCATGGTCGGCGTGCTGCCCGCGCTGCTCGTGCTGTACGTGCGCGCGCACGTGCCCGAATCGCCGGCGTGGAAACAGATGGAGAAGCGCACGCGCCCAAGCCTCGGGGCCACGATGAAGCAGAACTGGAAGCTCACGATCTACGCGATCGTGCTGATGACCGCGTTCAACTTCTTCTCGCACGGCACGCAGGATCTCTATCCGACGTTCCTGCGCGAACAGCATCACTTCGATCCGCATACCGTGTCGTGGATCACGATCGTGCTGAACATCGGCGCGATCGTCGGCGGCCTGTCGTTCGGTGCGATCTCGGAGCGGATCGGCCGGCGTCGCGCGATCTTCATCTCCGCGCTGATCGCACTGCCCGTGCTGCCGCTGTGGGCATTCTCGAGCGGCCCGGTTGCCCTCGCCGCAGGGGCGTTCCTGATGCAGATCTCGGTACAGGGCGCATGGGGCGTGATTCCGGTTCACCTGAACGAGATCTCGCCCGACGAAATCCGCGCGACCTTCCCCGGCGTCGTCTACCAGCTCGGCAACCTGCTCGCGTCGGGCAACGCGACGATGCAGGCATCGCTCGCCGTTTCGCACAACAACAATTACAGCTTCGCGCTCGCACTCGTGGCCGGCATCGTCGCCGTCGTGATCGCCGTGCTGATCCTGTTCAGCCGCGAGCGACGCGGCATCGACATGACGCAATCGGTCAATACGCGTAGCTCGGTCAGCTGA
- a CDS encoding GNAT family N-acetyltransferase, with product MTERSAAALPVLETARLWLRPRVLADLDACIAMDRDPEVTRHIAGPWHDPVEHRRFVTHRITRDYPPGLGYWSIFEKAAPDAFIGWILLIPDYADGAHDVEIGWRLVRTTWGRGIASEAAAAVVRHAFDTVHLPRVIADIAEANSGSLNVARKLGMRRVSVVQDCIPYIRHRLERNDLRA from the coding sequence ATGACCGAACGTTCCGCCGCCGCGCTGCCCGTGCTCGAAACCGCCAGGCTGTGGCTGCGTCCGCGCGTGCTGGCCGATCTCGATGCGTGCATCGCGATGGATCGCGATCCCGAGGTCACGCGGCACATCGCAGGCCCGTGGCACGATCCCGTCGAGCATCGCCGCTTCGTCACGCACCGGATCACGCGCGACTATCCGCCGGGCCTCGGCTACTGGTCGATCTTCGAGAAGGCCGCGCCGGACGCGTTCATCGGCTGGATCCTGCTGATTCCCGACTATGCGGACGGCGCGCACGACGTCGAGATCGGCTGGCGGCTGGTGCGCACGACATGGGGGCGCGGCATCGCGAGCGAGGCCGCGGCGGCCGTCGTGCGTCACGCATTCGACACCGTGCACCTGCCGCGCGTGATCGCCGATATCGCGGAGGCCAACAGCGGTTCGCTGAACGTTGCGCGCAAGCTCGGCATGCGTCGCGTGAGCGTCGTGCAAGATTGCATTCCTTACATTCGTCATCGTCTCGAACGCAACGATCTGCGCGCGTAG
- a CDS encoding ParB-like protein produces the protein MALGTDVHLIPVRLDALRPTQMTVGYREVKAKRKHWKALDKRARKAAIESHWFPAVLGPDGLHYITDHHHLGLALIEEGESRVNAMLLKDLSWLDNTIFWRMMEHNQWVHPFGADGSRRDYAHLPKALTGLEDDPYRSLAGELRTAGGYAKDATPFSEFLWADYLRQHVSLDQIRKNFAKALDVALHRAHEQDARYLPGWSGVIAVKS, from the coding sequence ATGGCACTCGGCACCGACGTTCATCTCATTCCTGTCAGGCTCGACGCGCTGCGTCCGACGCAGATGACGGTTGGCTATCGCGAAGTCAAGGCGAAGCGCAAGCACTGGAAGGCGCTCGACAAGCGCGCGCGCAAGGCTGCGATCGAATCGCACTGGTTTCCGGCCGTCCTTGGCCCGGACGGGCTGCACTACATCACCGATCACCACCATCTCGGCCTCGCGCTGATCGAGGAAGGCGAGTCGCGCGTGAACGCGATGCTGTTGAAGGATCTGTCGTGGCTCGACAACACGATCTTCTGGCGGATGATGGAACACAACCAGTGGGTGCATCCGTTCGGCGCGGACGGGTCGCGGCGCGACTATGCGCATTTGCCGAAGGCGCTGACGGGGCTCGAGGACGATCCGTACCGCAGCCTCGCCGGCGAGCTGCGCACGGCGGGCGGCTATGCGAAGGACGCGACGCCGTTCAGCGAATTCCTGTGGGCTGATTACCTGCGCCAGCACGTGTCGCTCGACCAGATCCGCAAGAACTTCGCGAAGGCACTCGACGTCGCGCTGCACCGCGCGCACGAACAGGATGCGCGCTACTTGCCCGGCTGGTCGGGCGTCATCGCCGTCAAGTCCTGA
- a CDS encoding SulP family inorganic anion transporter: MTTAPIRPDAGPQHADHFTALDAPPPPRTRRIGLDALAGLSIAGLLIPEAVAYAGLANLPPQAGLIALLSGLVVYALTGSSRFAIVSSTSSSAAVLAATVLAESGMALAEQLALAAALVAMTGVLFILAGAARLGGMSDFVARPVLRGFTFGLALTIVIKQLPKILAIHVQHSDAPRVALDLITGAPHANLASAVLGAIALALLFVLGRRSRVPATLVVIVLSIAVGYAIDWQRYGIAIVGHIDFRHLEFGLPNLDRNAWMQTVELAFALMLILYAESYGSIRNFALKHGDSVSPNRDLVALGCANLVSGLLHGMPVGAGYSATSANEAAGAQSRFAGLWATGVVALIVWLLLPQLARTPEPVLAAIVIFAVSHSLHPSVFRPYWAWHRDRLVVIAALLAVLVLGVLHGLLAAIGVSLLLTLRKLSEPNVSVLGRLRDSHDFVDVASHADAKPVPGVLIVRPEAQLFFANADRMLNRVRALMKAAPDAHTVLLSLEETPDVDGTTIESLRTFAAECTARGLRLAIVRLKVHALHALRRAADDTLHDDAMSELSVDESLQLLQAGMRPGGGDGTTAA, encoded by the coding sequence ATGACGACCGCCCCGATTCGCCCCGACGCCGGCCCGCAGCATGCCGACCATTTCACCGCGCTCGACGCGCCGCCGCCGCCGCGCACGCGGCGCATCGGTCTCGATGCGCTGGCCGGCCTGTCGATCGCCGGCCTGCTGATTCCCGAGGCGGTCGCGTATGCGGGGCTGGCAAACCTGCCGCCGCAGGCCGGTCTCATCGCGCTGCTGTCGGGGCTCGTCGTCTATGCGCTCACGGGCAGCAGTCGCTTCGCGATCGTGTCGTCGACGTCGTCGTCGGCTGCCGTGCTCGCGGCGACCGTGCTCGCGGAGTCGGGGATGGCGCTTGCCGAGCAACTCGCGCTCGCGGCAGCGCTCGTGGCGATGACGGGCGTGCTGTTCATTCTGGCGGGCGCCGCGCGGCTCGGCGGCATGTCGGATTTCGTCGCGCGGCCCGTGCTGCGCGGCTTCACGTTCGGCCTCGCACTGACGATCGTCATCAAGCAGTTGCCGAAGATTCTCGCGATTCACGTGCAGCACAGCGATGCGCCGCGTGTCGCGCTCGACCTGATTACCGGCGCGCCGCACGCGAACCTCGCGAGTGCCGTGCTCGGCGCGATCGCGCTGGCGCTGCTGTTCGTGCTTGGGCGCCGCTCGCGCGTGCCGGCGACACTCGTCGTGATCGTGCTGTCGATCGCGGTCGGTTATGCGATCGACTGGCAGCGATACGGGATCGCGATCGTCGGCCATATCGACTTCCGGCATCTCGAATTCGGCCTGCCGAATCTCGACCGCAACGCATGGATGCAGACGGTCGAGCTCGCGTTCGCGCTGATGCTGATCCTGTACGCGGAGTCGTACGGATCGATCCGCAACTTTGCGCTGAAGCACGGCGACAGCGTGTCGCCGAACCGCGACCTCGTCGCGCTCGGGTGTGCAAACCTCGTGTCGGGCCTGCTGCACGGGATGCCGGTCGGCGCGGGCTATTCGGCGACCTCGGCGAACGAGGCCGCCGGCGCGCAGTCGCGCTTTGCCGGCCTGTGGGCGACGGGCGTGGTCGCGCTGATCGTCTGGCTGCTGCTGCCGCAGCTTGCGCGCACGCCGGAGCCCGTGCTCGCGGCGATCGTGATCTTCGCAGTGAGCCACTCGCTGCATCCGTCCGTATTCCGGCCGTACTGGGCGTGGCATCGCGACCGGCTCGTCGTGATCGCCGCGCTGCTCGCGGTGCTCGTGCTCGGCGTGCTGCACGGGTTGCTCGCGGCCATCGGCGTGAGCCTGCTGCTGACGCTGCGCAAGCTGTCCGAGCCGAACGTCAGCGTGCTCGGCCGGCTGCGCGACAGCCACGACTTCGTCGACGTCGCGAGCCATGCCGACGCGAAGCCGGTGCCGGGCGTGCTGATCGTGCGGCCCGAGGCGCAGCTGTTCTTCGCGAATGCGGACCGGATGCTGAATCGCGTGCGCGCGCTGATGAAGGCCGCGCCGGACGCGCATACCGTGCTGCTGAGTCTCGAGGAAACGCCGGATGTCGATGGCACGACGATCGAATCGTTGCGCACGTTCGCGGCCGAATGCACGGCGCGCGGGCTGCGGCTCGCGATCGTGCGGCTCAAGGTGCACGCGCTGCATGCGCTGCGCCGCGCGGCGGACGATACGCTGCACGACGACGCGATGTCCGAGCTGAGCGTCGACGAGAGCCTGCAGTTGCTGCAGGCCGGCATGCGGCCGGGCGGCGGCGACGGAACGACCGCCGCGTGA
- a CDS encoding carbohydrate kinase family protein has translation MTTTFPRLIVFGEALTDFIRDDAQHWRSVAGGSCWNVARVGARLGVPTAFAGTVSRDIFGDELMRKSADAGLDMRFIRQVDRTPLLAMVASKQPPHYFFIGENSADLAFDPADLPAGALDAAEIVHVGSLGVVREPLASRLIEVAQAARAAGKRISFDPNYRAPMAAPSYRDTLRRLAGLADWIKVSDEDLHGLFPELDEAAALAQLRAWAPDATMLVTRGASGMQLLHRDTVLFQPAFPAEVADTVGCGDASIGGWLASQLARPGASAAEHLRYAAACAAVACAHAGAYAPTAAEVADMANRPADAVL, from the coding sequence ATGACCACGACGTTTCCCCGCCTGATCGTATTCGGCGAAGCGCTGACCGATTTCATCCGCGACGACGCGCAGCACTGGCGCAGCGTTGCCGGCGGCTCATGCTGGAACGTCGCGCGCGTCGGCGCGCGACTCGGCGTGCCGACGGCCTTCGCCGGCACGGTCAGCCGCGACATCTTCGGTGACGAGCTGATGCGCAAGAGTGCCGACGCGGGGCTCGACATGCGCTTCATCCGGCAGGTCGATCGCACACCGCTGCTCGCAATGGTCGCGTCGAAGCAGCCGCCCCACTACTTCTTCATCGGCGAAAACAGCGCCGATCTCGCGTTCGATCCGGCCGACCTGCCCGCCGGTGCACTCGACGCGGCCGAGATCGTGCACGTCGGTTCGCTCGGGGTCGTGCGCGAACCGCTCGCGTCGCGCCTGATCGAAGTTGCGCAGGCCGCGCGTGCGGCCGGCAAGCGGATCTCGTTCGACCCGAACTACCGTGCGCCGATGGCCGCACCGTCATATCGCGACACGCTGCGCCGGCTGGCCGGGCTCGCCGACTGGATCAAGGTATCCGACGAGGATCTGCACGGACTGTTTCCCGAACTCGACGAAGCAGCAGCACTTGCGCAACTGCGCGCGTGGGCGCCCGATGCGACCATGCTCGTCACGCGCGGCGCATCCGGCATGCAGCTCCTGCATCGCGACACCGTGCTGTTCCAGCCCGCGTTCCCGGCCGAGGTAGCCGACACGGTCGGCTGCGGCGATGCGAGCATCGGCGGCTGGCTCGCGAGCCAGCTTGCGCGGCCCGGTGCATCGGCGGCCGAGCATCTGCGCTACGCGGCCGCGTGCGCGGCGGTCGCCTGTGCGCATGCAGGCGCCTATGCGCCGACGGCTGCGGAAGTGGCCGACATGGCCAACCGCCCGGCCGACGCGGTGCTTTAG
- a CDS encoding ABC transporter substrate-binding protein: protein MFKHKAALTAVACALAFGASAAHAADKPLKSIGVTVGSLGNPYFVTIVKGAEARARQLNPNAKVTAVSADYDLNKQFTQIDNFISAHVDMILLNATDPKAIEPAVKKAQAAGITVVAIDVAAAGANATVQTNNVKAGELACDYIAKKLNGKGNVIIENGPQVSAVIDRVNGCKTVLAKNAGIKLLSSDQDGKGSREGGMNAMQGYLTRFPKLDAVFTINDPQAIGSDLAAKQLNRPGIVITSVDGAPDIEVALKSNTLVQASSSQDPWAMAQQAVNVGYGIMNGQKPANPMILIEPTLITRDNVKSYKGWSAPR from the coding sequence ATGTTCAAGCACAAAGCCGCCCTGACCGCCGTCGCCTGCGCACTCGCATTCGGCGCTTCCGCCGCACACGCGGCCGACAAGCCGCTCAAATCGATCGGCGTCACGGTCGGGTCGCTCGGCAACCCGTACTTCGTCACGATCGTCAAGGGCGCCGAGGCGCGCGCCAGGCAGCTCAACCCGAATGCGAAGGTCACGGCCGTGTCGGCCGACTACGACCTGAACAAGCAGTTCACGCAGATCGACAACTTCATCTCCGCACACGTCGACATGATCCTGCTCAACGCCACCGACCCGAAGGCGATCGAGCCGGCGGTGAAGAAGGCGCAGGCGGCCGGCATCACGGTCGTGGCGATCGACGTCGCGGCGGCCGGCGCGAACGCGACAGTGCAGACCAACAACGTGAAGGCCGGCGAGCTGGCGTGCGACTACATCGCGAAGAAACTCAACGGCAAGGGCAACGTGATCATCGAGAACGGTCCGCAGGTGTCGGCCGTGATCGATCGCGTCAACGGCTGCAAGACCGTGCTCGCGAAAAACGCGGGCATCAAGCTGCTGTCGAGCGACCAGGATGGCAAGGGCTCGCGCGAAGGCGGGATGAACGCGATGCAGGGCTACCTGACGCGCTTTCCGAAGCTCGATGCGGTGTTCACGATCAACGACCCGCAGGCGATCGGCAGCGATCTCGCCGCGAAGCAGCTGAACCGGCCGGGCATCGTGATCACGTCGGTCGACGGCGCGCCCGACATCGAGGTGGCGCTCAAGTCCAACACGCTGGTGCAGGCGTCGTCGAGCCAGGACCCGTGGGCGATGGCGCAGCAGGCCGTCAACGTCGGCTACGGAATCATGAACGGCCAGAAGCCGGCCAATCCGATGATCCTGATCGAGCCGACGCTCATCACGCGCGACAACGTGAAAAGCTACAAGGGCTGGAGCGCCCCGCGCTGA
- a CDS encoding ABC transporter permease subunit, producing MINPTKQRNLASATAHPVGDRTPQLRAAAHRARMQSLIRTAGMLPVLLVLCIAFGFLTDGFFTLQNLSIVTQQASINIVLAAGMTFVILTGGIDLSVGSVLAAAAVAALLASTIPGWGWLGVPFALAVGLVFGAINGGLISFLRLPPFIVTLGAMTAVRGVARLIGNDTTLFNPQLPFAFIGNGTILGVPWLVVIACAVIAISWFILRRTVLGMRIYSVGGNPEAARLSGINVRAIQLFVYAASGLLAGLGAVMSAARLYAANGLQLGQSYELDAIAAVILGGTSFVGGVGSIVGTLIGALIIAVLTNGLVLLGVSDIWQYIIKGLVIIGAVALDRYRQRDSART from the coding sequence ATGATCAACCCGACCAAGCAGCGGAACCTCGCTTCCGCGACGGCCCATCCGGTGGGCGATCGTACTCCCCAGTTGCGCGCCGCCGCTCATCGCGCACGCATGCAGTCGCTGATCCGCACCGCCGGCATGCTGCCGGTGCTGCTGGTGCTGTGCATCGCCTTCGGCTTCCTGACCGACGGCTTCTTCACGCTGCAGAACCTGTCGATCGTCACGCAGCAGGCGTCGATCAACATCGTGCTCGCCGCCGGCATGACCTTCGTGATCCTGACAGGTGGCATCGACCTGTCGGTCGGCTCGGTGCTCGCCGCTGCGGCCGTCGCGGCGCTGCTCGCGTCGACCATTCCGGGCTGGGGCTGGCTCGGCGTGCCCTTCGCGCTCGCCGTCGGTCTCGTGTTCGGCGCGATCAACGGCGGCCTGATCTCGTTCCTGCGCCTGCCCCCGTTCATCGTCACGCTCGGCGCGATGACGGCCGTGCGCGGCGTCGCGCGCCTGATCGGCAACGACACGACCCTATTCAATCCGCAACTGCCGTTCGCGTTCATCGGCAACGGCACGATCCTCGGCGTGCCATGGCTCGTCGTCATCGCGTGCGCGGTGATCGCGATCTCGTGGTTCATCCTGCGCCGCACGGTGCTCGGGATGCGGATCTATTCGGTCGGCGGCAATCCGGAAGCGGCACGCCTGTCGGGCATCAACGTGCGGGCGATCCAGCTGTTCGTGTATGCGGCGTCGGGGCTGCTCGCGGGCCTCGGCGCGGTGATGTCGGCCGCGCGACTCTATGCAGCCAACGGCCTGCAGCTCGGCCAGTCCTACGAACTCGACGCGATCGCCGCGGTGATCCTCGGCGGCACGAGCTTCGTCGGCGGCGTCGGCTCGATCGTCGGCACACTGATCGGCGCGCTGATCATCGCAGTACTGACGAACGGTCTCGTGCTGCTCGGCGTGTCCGACATCTGGCAGTACATCATCAAGGGGCTCGTGATCATCGGTGCCGTCGCGCTCGACCGCTATCGCCAGCGCGATTCGGCACGCACCTGA
- a CDS encoding sugar ABC transporter ATP-binding protein yields the protein MSRSESPRPLLEMRRISKTFPAVRALDNVSLTVYPGEIHSLMGENGAGKSTLMKILSGAYRADAGGEILIDGERIDIDGPLAARDAGVAVIYQELCLSPNLTVAENIYVGRELRRGNRRWGTIDRAAMARGCQDVLARLGASFGPDTLVDTLSIAEQQLVEIARAVHTRARILVMDEPTTPLSSRETEHLFRLIRQLREEGLAIIYISHRMAEIYELSDRVSVLRDGAYVGTLERESLSADRLVAMMVGRDISGFYKKEHAPYDPGHLLLSVRDIADGARVRGCSLDLHAGEVLGIAGLVGAGRTELARLIFGAEPRVRGDVKLGDRTFGAHSPRAAIDAGLVYLTEDRKRQGLFLDMSVRDNINISVCNRDARLGALDLARGGERARDAIASLSIRVPHANVNVGALSGGNQQKVLLSRLLETKPRVLILDEPTRGVDIGAKSEIYRIINELARAGVGVIVISSELPEIIGVADRVLVMREGEIAGELGGHTHTPITQEAIIALATGSQAELADAH from the coding sequence ATGTCGCGTTCTGAGTCGCCCCGCCCGTTGCTCGAGATGCGCCGGATCAGCAAGACATTCCCGGCCGTACGCGCACTCGACAACGTCAGCCTGACCGTTTATCCGGGCGAGATCCATTCGCTGATGGGCGAGAACGGCGCGGGCAAGTCGACGCTGATGAAGATCCTGTCGGGCGCGTACCGCGCCGACGCCGGCGGCGAGATCCTGATCGACGGCGAACGCATCGACATCGACGGCCCGCTCGCCGCGCGCGATGCGGGCGTCGCGGTGATCTACCAGGAGCTGTGCCTTTCGCCGAACCTGACCGTCGCGGAAAACATCTACGTCGGCCGCGAACTGCGGCGCGGCAACCGGCGCTGGGGCACGATCGACCGCGCGGCGATGGCGCGCGGCTGCCAGGACGTACTCGCGCGCCTGGGCGCATCGTTCGGGCCCGACACGCTGGTCGACACGCTGTCGATCGCCGAACAGCAGCTCGTCGAGATCGCGCGCGCCGTGCACACCCGCGCACGCATCCTCGTGATGGACGAGCCGACGACGCCGCTGTCGTCGCGCGAGACCGAGCACCTGTTCCGCCTGATCCGCCAGTTGCGCGAGGAAGGTCTCGCGATCATCTACATCAGCCACCGGATGGCGGAGATCTACGAACTGTCCGACCGCGTGTCGGTGCTGCGCGACGGCGCGTACGTCGGCACGCTCGAACGCGAATCGCTGTCGGCCGATCGCCTCGTCGCGATGATGGTCGGCCGCGACATCTCCGGCTTCTACAAGAAGGAACACGCGCCGTACGACCCCGGCCACCTGCTGCTGTCGGTACGCGACATCGCCGACGGCGCGCGCGTGCGCGGCTGCAGCCTCGACCTGCACGCCGGCGAGGTGCTCGGCATCGCAGGGCTCGTCGGCGCGGGCCGCACCGAACTCGCGCGGCTGATCTTCGGCGCCGAACCGCGCGTGCGCGGCGACGTGAAGCTGGGCGACCGCACGTTCGGCGCGCACTCGCCGCGCGCCGCGATCGACGCGGGCCTCGTCTACCTGACCGAGGACCGCAAGCGCCAGGGCCTGTTCCTCGACATGAGCGTGCGCGACAACATCAACATCTCGGTCTGCAACCGCGATGCACGACTCGGCGCGCTCGACCTCGCACGCGGCGGCGAACGCGCGCGCGACGCGATTGCATCGCTGTCGATCCGCGTACCCCACGCGAACGTCAACGTCGGCGCGCTGTCGGGCGGCAACCAGCAGAAAGTGCTGCTGTCACGCCTGCTCGAGACGAAGCCGCGCGTGCTGATCCTCGACGAACCGACGCGCGGCGTCGACATCGGCGCGAAATCGGAAATCTACCGGATCATCAACGAACTGGCCCGTGCCGGCGTGGGCGTGATCGTGATCTCGAGCGAGCTGCCGGAGATCATCGGCGTCGCGGATCGCGTGCTCGTGATGCGCGAAGGCGAGATCGCGGGCGAACTCGGCGGCCACACGCACACGCCCATCACGCAGGAAGCCATCATCGCGCTCGCCACCGGCTCGCAGGCCGAACTCGCCGACGCGCACTGA
- a CDS encoding ROK family protein has protein sequence MRSPHIGQGSNSANVRRYNERLLLKTLRRAGSASKADLARLASMTGTAVGSIIASLADAKLIEFAGRTEGQRGQPASLIRLDPRGAFGIGVHLDRMRIETALVNFAGDVLGRRSHDMLLPPPADVLEIVRHDIDAMQALLPDHDRARLTGIGVAQPYNLGAWMRELGLAPDTFHAWEDVDFASDLGRTLSLPVFGENDGNAAAIAELFYGYGRQCDDFVYLFIGPAIGGGIAIDGDCLRGVTGNAGDIAVIPVPPSRLASAPPPRGPWDILLARASLHALVRHLRHHGETVENRADLEACIARGLPAVDEWIDDCVDALAPALRAVLCVVDAPVVVLDADTDAGLLDAVTTRLRAALVATAPEARGTPVLVRGTFGADAGAIGAATLPMFFNFSPRAGILKGARTDSQEVNHVAF, from the coding sequence ATGAGAAGTCCGCACATCGGCCAGGGAAGCAATTCGGCCAACGTGCGCCGTTACAACGAGCGCCTGCTGCTGAAGACGCTGCGCCGTGCCGGCAGCGCGTCGAAGGCCGATCTCGCCCGCCTCGCGAGCATGACGGGCACGGCGGTCGGCAGCATCATCGCGTCGCTCGCCGACGCCAAGCTGATCGAATTCGCGGGCCGCACCGAAGGCCAGCGCGGCCAGCCGGCATCGCTGATCCGCCTCGACCCGCGCGGCGCGTTCGGCATCGGCGTCCATCTCGACCGGATGCGCATCGAAACTGCGCTGGTCAACTTCGCGGGCGACGTGCTCGGCCGCCGCTCCCACGACATGCTGCTGCCTCCGCCCGCCGACGTGCTCGAGATCGTGCGTCACGACATCGACGCGATGCAGGCCCTGCTCCCCGACCACGACCGCGCCCGCCTGACGGGCATCGGCGTCGCGCAGCCTTACAACCTCGGCGCGTGGATGCGCGAACTCGGCCTCGCGCCCGACACGTTCCACGCATGGGAAGACGTCGATTTCGCGAGCGACCTCGGTCGCACGCTGTCGCTGCCCGTCTTCGGCGAAAACGACGGTAACGCAGCCGCGATCGCCGAGCTGTTCTACGGATACGGCCGGCAGTGCGACGATTTCGTCTACCTGTTCATCGGGCCGGCGATCGGCGGCGGCATCGCGATCGACGGCGACTGCCTGCGCGGCGTAACCGGCAATGCGGGCGACATCGCCGTGATTCCGGTGCCGCCGAGCCGGCTGGCATCCGCACCGCCACCGCGCGGCCCGTGGGACATCCTGCTCGCGCGCGCGTCGCTGCATGCGCTCGTGCGCCATCTGCGCCATCACGGTGAGACGGTCGAGAACCGCGCGGATCTCGAAGCGTGCATCGCGCGCGGCCTGCCGGCCGTCGACGAATGGATCGACGATTGCGTCGACGCGCTTGCGCCGGCGTTGCGCGCGGTGCTGTGCGTGGTCGATGCGCCGGTGGTCGTGCTCGACGCAGATACCGACGCGGGCCTGCTCGACGCGGTCACGACACGCCTGCGCGCGGCGCTCGTGGCCACCGCGCCCGAAGCGCGCGGCACCCCGGTGCTCGTGCGCGGCACGTTCGGCGCCGACGCCGGTGCGATCGGCGCCGCCACGCTGCCGATGTTCTTCAACTTTTCCCCGCGGGCCGGCATCCTCAAGGGCGCCCGCACCGACTCGCAGGAGGTCAACCATGTCGCGTTCTGA